Proteins co-encoded in one Pseudomonadota bacterium genomic window:
- a CDS encoding argininosuccinate synthase, with product MKQVKKIVLAYSGGLDTSVILKWLKNEYNCEVVAYAAELGQGKELAGIEEKAMATGACQVFVDDLRDEFVSDYVFPMFRGNAIYEGTYLLGTSIARPLIAKRQIEIARQVGADAVAHGATGKGNDQVRFELAYHAMEPGITVIAPWRTWDLNSREKLINYARENNISIPVTKEKPYSSDRNLLHISFEGGVLEDPWNEPPEDMFVMSVSPEQAPDKPLYLEIEFKAGDPVAIDGEFLGPAALLQKLNELGGNNGIGRVDLVENRFVGMKSRGVYETPGGTILFHAHRALESITMDREVMFLRDSLVPEYARMIYNGFWFAPERLAMQAFIDHSQQNVAGTVRLKLYKGNCIVVGRKSPQTLYYPELATFEEDTVYNQQDAEGFIKLNALRLKAQSLLSRSRKAD from the coding sequence ATGAAACAGGTTAAGAAAATAGTTCTGGCTTATTCAGGTGGTCTGGATACTTCTGTCATTCTCAAGTGGTTGAAAAATGAGTATAACTGCGAAGTTGTGGCATATGCCGCTGAGCTTGGCCAGGGAAAAGAACTTGCCGGAATTGAAGAGAAGGCCATGGCTACCGGGGCTTGCCAGGTTTTTGTTGATGACTTGCGTGATGAATTTGTCTCTGACTATGTTTTTCCCATGTTTCGGGGAAATGCCATTTATGAAGGCACTTATCTCTTGGGGACTTCAATCGCCCGGCCATTAATTGCCAAACGACAGATTGAAATTGCCCGCCAGGTAGGGGCTGACGCGGTAGCCCATGGGGCTACCGGTAAAGGGAATGATCAGGTTCGTTTCGAATTGGCCTATCATGCCATGGAGCCGGGCATTACGGTGATCGCTCCCTGGCGTACCTGGGACCTTAACTCCAGGGAGAAGTTAATTAATTATGCCCGGGAAAATAATATTTCCATCCCGGTGACCAAAGAAAAGCCTTACAGCAGCGACCGAAACCTTCTGCATATAAGTTTTGAGGGCGGGGTTCTGGAAGATCCCTGGAATGAACCGCCGGAAGATATGTTTGTTATGTCTGTTTCCCCGGAACAGGCTCCGGATAAACCTTTATACCTGGAAATTGAATTCAAGGCTGGTGATCCCGTGGCTATTGATGGGGAATTCCTGGGACCGGCGGCCTTGCTGCAGAAATTAAATGAATTAGGTGGCAATAACGGCATCGGCCGGGTCGACCTGGTGGAAAATCGTTTCGTGGGGATGAAATCACGCGGAGTTTATGAAACTCCCGGAGGGACTATTCTTTTTCATGCCCACCGGGCGCTGGAATCAATCACGATGGACCGGGAGGTCATGTTTTTACGAGACTCCCTGGTGCCGGAATATGCCCGCATGATTTATAATGGCTTCTGGTTTGCTCCCGAGCGTCTGGCCATGCAGGCGTTTATTGATCACAGCCAGCAAAATGTTGCCGGTACAGTACGTCTGAAGCTTTATAAAGGTAATTGCATTGTTGTGGGCAGGAAATCCCCCCAGACTCTTTATTACCCTGAACTGGCAACTTTCGAGGAAGATACGGTATATAACCAGCAGGACGCAGAAGGTTTTATTAAGCTTAATGCTCTGCGGTTGAAAGCTCAGTCCCTTTTGAGCCGTAGCCGAAAAGCGGATTAG
- the argF gene encoding ornithine carbamoyltransferase, with protein sequence MSATKKDFLDLAGWPVAELKHILSLATVLKSERQPSQPRLAGKSLAMIFEKASTRTRVSFEVGMYQLGGQAIFLSRHDTQLGRGEPIEDTARVLSRYVDGIMIRTFSQEDTIVLSRHATVPVINGLTDMLHPSQVLADVFTIQERFGDIRKVKVAYVGDGNNMAHSWINAAMRFGFDLQLACPDGYHPDAKILARARKEADSEINVVDEPLQAVQGAQVVNTDVWASMGQEEEAEKRRRVFAPYQVNDQLLAVAAPDVMVLHCLPAHRGEEITAAVFSRFQEFIFNQAENRMHVQKALLATLLGGEK encoded by the coding sequence GTGAGCGCAACTAAGAAAGATTTTTTGGATTTGGCCGGCTGGCCAGTGGCTGAACTCAAACATATATTGTCTCTGGCAACGGTTTTAAAATCTGAGCGGCAACCTAGTCAACCAAGACTCGCGGGAAAAAGCTTGGCGATGATTTTTGAAAAAGCCTCCACCAGGACCAGGGTTTCCTTTGAGGTTGGGATGTATCAGCTTGGCGGCCAGGCAATCTTCCTCAGCCGTCATGATACGCAGCTCGGACGTGGCGAGCCCATTGAGGATACGGCCAGAGTGCTGTCCCGCTACGTTGACGGCATTATGATCAGGACCTTTTCCCAGGAGGATACCATTGTTCTGTCCCGTCATGCTACGGTACCGGTTATTAACGGCCTCACGGATATGCTTCATCCCAGCCAGGTGCTTGCTGATGTTTTTACCATTCAGGAGAGGTTTGGTGATATTCGAAAAGTGAAGGTGGCATATGTGGGTGATGGCAATAATATGGCCCATTCATGGATTAACGCCGCGATGCGATTTGGTTTTGATTTGCAGTTAGCCTGCCCGGATGGTTATCACCCTGATGCAAAAATCCTCGCCCGGGCCCGGAAAGAGGCCGACAGTGAAATCAATGTGGTTGATGAGCCGTTGCAGGCGGTTCAGGGAGCCCAGGTGGTTAATACCGATGTCTGGGCCAGTATGGGGCAGGAAGAAGAAGCCGAAAAGCGGCGGCGGGTTTTTGCTCCCTACCAGGTTAATGACCAGCTGTTGGCGGTGGCAGCGCCGGATGTGATGGTACTTCACTGCTTGCCGGCTCATCGGGGAGAAGAAATAACCGCAGCGGTATTTTCACGTTTTCAGGAGTTTATTTTCAACCAGGCAGAAAACCGCATGCATGTGCAGAAAGCCTTACTGGCGACACTGTTGGGAGGAGAAAAATGA
- a CDS encoding acetylornithine transaminase — protein MDSGEIYSLSDSHVMQTYRRYPLALVRGRGMKVWDADGREYLDFLAGIAVCNLGHCHPLVTHAIAEQAKTLMHVSNLYYIEPQAQLAAMLTEKSFAERVFFCNSGAEANEAAIKLVRRYARELRGIEAAEIITMHHSFHGRTMATLSATGQEKIQTGYQPLLAGFRYVPFGDPGEVAKAVNEKTCAVMVEPIQGEGGINVPGPDYLRELRCICDDHNLLLILDEVQCGMGRTGRLFAHQHAGIVPDVMTLAKALGAGFPIGAMLASNDAAKVFGPGSHATTFGGNPLACSAAIAALNAIDTEDVLGNCNKMGTYLRQRLDNLKDKHKCICDIRSSGLMVGVELDVAVAEVIQWSQEKAILMGPAGEKTLRLTPPLIVAQADIDRLIEVLDEVLP, from the coding sequence ATGGATTCTGGAGAGATATATAGTCTCAGCGACAGTCATGTGATGCAGACCTATCGCCGTTACCCTTTGGCTCTGGTTCGTGGCCGGGGGATGAAGGTGTGGGATGCGGATGGCCGGGAATATCTTGATTTTCTGGCTGGTATTGCTGTTTGTAATCTCGGGCATTGTCATCCTCTGGTTACTCATGCGATTGCTGAGCAGGCTAAAACCTTGATGCATGTGTCCAACCTGTATTACATTGAACCCCAAGCTCAACTGGCAGCCATGCTGACCGAAAAATCCTTTGCAGAGCGGGTTTTTTTCTGTAATTCCGGAGCTGAAGCCAATGAAGCGGCGATCAAGCTGGTCCGGCGGTATGCCCGTGAGCTCAGGGGAATTGAAGCGGCCGAAATTATTACCATGCATCACTCTTTTCATGGCCGAACCATGGCGACGCTTTCCGCTACCGGCCAGGAGAAAATCCAGACTGGATATCAGCCCTTGCTTGCCGGGTTCCGCTATGTTCCTTTTGGTGATCCCGGGGAAGTTGCCAAGGCAGTCAATGAAAAAACCTGCGCGGTCATGGTTGAACCGATACAGGGTGAGGGAGGGATTAATGTTCCCGGTCCTGACTACCTGCGGGAATTACGCTGTATTTGTGATGACCATAATCTGCTTTTGATTTTGGATGAAGTCCAATGTGGCATGGGGCGCACCGGCCGTTTATTTGCCCACCAGCATGCCGGGATTGTACCGGATGTGATGACCCTGGCCAAGGCGTTGGGTGCTGGTTTTCCCATCGGGGCCATGTTGGCTTCCAATGATGCCGCCAAAGTCTTTGGTCCGGGCAGTCATGCCACGACTTTTGGCGGCAACCCCCTGGCTTGCAGTGCGGCGATTGCGGCTTTGAACGCGATTGATACGGAGGATGTCCTGGGTAATTGTAATAAAATGGGGACATACTTGCGGCAGCGGTTGGACAATCTGAAAGACAAGCATAAATGTATCTGTGATATCCGTAGTTCAGGGCTAATGGTAGGGGTAGAACTGGATGTCGCGGTTGCCGAAGTAATTCAATGGTCTCAGGAAAAAGCTATACTGATGGGACCTGCAGGTGAAAAAACTTTACGCTTGACTCCGCCGCTGATTGTTGCTCAAGCGGATATTGATCGGCTGATTGAGGTCCTTGATGAGGTGTTGCCGTGA
- a CDS encoding YbaB/EbfC family nucleoid-associated protein has translation MAKGMGNLLKQAQQMQAKMAKIQEEVGARTVESSAGGGMVTVVANGKQEILSISIEPQVVDPDDIDMLQDLVVAAVNQALKEAGEMMSAEMGKVTGGMQIPGLNM, from the coding sequence ATGGCGAAAGGAATGGGAAATCTGCTGAAACAAGCTCAGCAGATGCAGGCTAAAATGGCAAAGATACAGGAAGAAGTTGGCGCCCGGACAGTTGAATCGTCGGCTGGCGGTGGTATGGTGACAGTGGTTGCCAATGGAAAGCAGGAAATTCTTTCTATTTCCATTGAGCCTCAGGTAGTTGATCCGGATGATATCGACATGTTGCAGGACCTGGTTGTAGCAGCTGTTAACCAGGCGCTGAAAGAAGCCGGAGAAATGATGTCGGCTGAAATGGGCAAAGTAACCGGCGGCATGCAAATTCCCGGTCTGAACATGTAA